A DNA window from Meiothermus cerbereus DSM 11376 contains the following coding sequences:
- a CDS encoding GreA/GreB family elongation factor: protein MAREVKLTKSGYERLVAELEQERARLQDATRILQELMESSDDYDDSGLEDAKREKARIEARIDSLTDTLSRAQIMEEEGTKVSVVTLGAVVNLKSKQGDHMEVQVVAPAEASVLEHPMKISDESPLGKALLGQKVGARVTLETPKGKKEFKIESIRH from the coding sequence ATGGCACGCGAAGTCAAGTTAACAAAATCGGGATACGAACGACTGGTGGCCGAACTTGAGCAAGAACGGGCCCGGCTCCAGGATGCCACGCGCATTTTGCAAGAACTCATGGAGTCTTCCGACGATTACGACGACTCGGGCCTGGAAGATGCCAAGCGCGAGAAAGCCCGCATCGAAGCCCGCATCGACTCGCTAACCGACACCCTCTCGCGCGCGCAAATCATGGAGGAAGAGGGCACCAAAGTTAGCGTGGTAACACTGGGGGCTGTTGTCAACCTGAAGTCGAAGCAGGGCGACCACATGGAGGTACAGGTGGTAGCCCCCGCCGAAGCCAGCGTGCTCGAGCACCCCATGAAAATCTCTGACGAAAGCCCCCTGGGTAAAGCCCTGCTGGGCCAGAAGGTGGGGGCCAGGGTGACGCTCGAGACCCCCAAAGGCAAAAAAGAGTTCAAGATAGAATCCATTCGCCACTAG
- a CDS encoding tetratricopeptide repeat protein, with the protein MSKPLPPEVWLSLQALLDAGHHEPSLGLLHSLFEQCSTHQQAQELLARMRNLPPDLMQHPTARRLYVQTLCRARQPEEILRLLAPQSPDPALRVYQAWAQVRQGQYQQALHTLEEAAPATKLDWSIFYRTKGEALFWTGAPDWLEVFDQARAYLQGSALGRMLLDRGWFLNHLGKRSAAVVCWGEALAYLEHDPYYRAWAHNNLGFAMLNDQPHKAEQHLLEALRLSRKETARAFRAQALMGLGAVRRGLGEWERALDSYRQALRFSSDSSDKHSALWGWGHTLRLMGRVEEALPKLVQARQLQPQEVWLEADLAAAHLMLGEQESVLKSLPWLQSLRQERKLSERGQVVLKVVEAELARRQGNLPQAQKLLAGLDPQNLWVREELGCFPALAQMRGLAPQTERFRVEVEPFGRLEVRVNGRPVPIPAVSKMGELLVFMLVQGKQASLELLVDRLGKPHSKNPRKALWENIEKLRQALGWKESIQSCGGVYRLDPRAEWICDLEPKGDPFPTAEDPAQIFMPGYYSEWVEEWRQQWLVV; encoded by the coding sequence GTGTCAAAGCCTTTGCCCCCAGAAGTCTGGCTGAGCCTACAGGCTTTGCTCGATGCAGGACATCACGAACCTTCCCTCGGGCTTTTGCACAGCCTTTTTGAGCAGTGCAGCACCCATCAGCAGGCCCAGGAGCTGCTGGCCCGGATGCGGAACCTGCCGCCAGACCTCATGCAACACCCCACGGCCAGGCGGCTGTATGTGCAAACCCTTTGCCGTGCGCGCCAGCCCGAGGAAATTTTGCGCCTGCTGGCCCCCCAATCCCCAGACCCCGCCCTGAGGGTGTACCAGGCCTGGGCCCAGGTTCGGCAGGGGCAGTACCAACAAGCGCTGCATACCCTGGAGGAGGCCGCCCCTGCGACCAAGCTGGACTGGAGCATCTTTTACCGCACCAAGGGGGAGGCCCTGTTCTGGACGGGTGCGCCCGACTGGCTCGAGGTGTTCGACCAGGCGCGGGCCTACCTGCAAGGTAGTGCCCTGGGGCGCATGCTGCTGGATCGGGGGTGGTTTCTAAACCACCTGGGAAAGCGGAGTGCCGCGGTGGTCTGCTGGGGCGAGGCCCTGGCCTACCTCGAGCACGACCCCTACTACCGGGCCTGGGCCCACAACAACCTGGGCTTTGCCATGCTCAACGACCAGCCCCACAAGGCCGAGCAGCACCTGCTGGAAGCTCTGCGACTTAGCCGCAAAGAAACCGCCCGGGCCTTCCGCGCCCAGGCCCTGATGGGCCTCGGGGCCGTGCGGCGGGGCCTGGGGGAGTGGGAGCGCGCCCTGGATAGTTACCGGCAAGCCCTCAGGTTCTCGAGCGATTCCAGCGACAAGCACTCGGCGCTGTGGGGCTGGGGGCACACCCTGCGGCTGATGGGGCGCGTGGAAGAGGCCCTGCCCAAGCTCGTCCAGGCCCGGCAGCTTCAGCCCCAAGAAGTCTGGCTCGAGGCCGACCTGGCCGCCGCCCACCTGATGCTGGGGGAGCAAGAAAGTGTGCTCAAAAGCCTTCCTTGGCTTCAGTCCTTGCGGCAAGAGCGCAAGCTGAGCGAGCGCGGCCAGGTGGTGTTGAAGGTGGTGGAGGCCGAGCTGGCCCGCCGCCAGGGTAACTTGCCGCAGGCCCAAAAACTGCTGGCTGGGCTTGACCCACAAAACCTGTGGGTTCGGGAAGAACTGGGCTGCTTTCCGGCGCTGGCCCAGATGCGGGGGCTAGCCCCCCAGACCGAGCGTTTTCGCGTGGAGGTAGAGCCTTTTGGGCGGCTCGAGGTGCGGGTGAATGGTCGCCCGGTGCCCATTCCGGCAGTGAGCAAGATGGGTGAGCTGCTGGTGTTCATGCTGGTGCAGGGCAAGCAGGCCAGCCTGGAGCTGCTGGTGGATCGGCTGGGCAAACCCCACAGCAAAAACCCCCGCAAGGCCCTGTGGGAGAACATCGAGAAACTGCGCCAGGCCCTGGGCTGGAAAGAAAGCATTCAAAGTTGTGGCGGGGTGTACCGCCTCGACCCCCGCGCCGAGTGGATCTGCGACCTCGAGCCCAAAGGCGACCCCTTCCCCACCGCCGAAGACCCGGCCCAAATCTTTATGCCCGGCTATTACAGCGAGTGGGTGGAGGAGTGGCGGCAGCAGTGGCTGGTGGTGTAG
- a CDS encoding MarR family winged helix-turn-helix transcriptional regulator, with product MRMNFALDETLDELWRLSTHLVWQMRLDQQKAFAGLGISPMQAFALMCISEGIDQPSSLAFVMDASPPGVSQLLTGLEERGLVRRQLDASDKRKVRILLTEPGKDFLGQMREHWRAVSRERFARLSQEELNMLTESYRKLIDASPGKGMASYEQVVEP from the coding sequence ATGCGTATGAACTTTGCCCTGGACGAAACGCTGGACGAGCTGTGGCGGCTGTCCACCCACCTGGTGTGGCAGATGCGGCTCGACCAGCAAAAAGCCTTTGCCGGACTCGGAATCTCTCCGATGCAGGCTTTTGCGCTGATGTGCATCTCGGAGGGAATCGATCAGCCCTCGAGCCTGGCCTTCGTGATGGATGCCTCGCCGCCTGGGGTATCGCAGCTTCTAACCGGCCTTGAGGAGCGCGGCCTGGTGCGGCGGCAACTGGACGCCAGTGACAAACGTAAGGTGCGCATTTTGCTGACCGAGCCTGGGAAAGATTTTTTGGGGCAGATGCGTGAACACTGGCGGGCGGTTTCGCGTGAGCGCTTTGCGCGCCTGAGCCAGGAGGAGCTCAATATGTTGACCGAAAGCTACCGCAAACTCATTGACGCCAGCCCCGGCAAGGGCATGGCCTCCTACGAACAGGTGGTGGAGCCATGA
- the cas5c gene encoding type I-C CRISPR-associated protein Cas5c — protein MRSFVLEVWGELACFTRPEFKVERFSYPIITPSAARGIFDAIYLDFDPHNKKPLMYWQLSRIELLKPVRYISLMRNEVKEKASVRSIQGWMRDPASFEPLYADATRDDTGQDTKGRTQRQTMALKDVHYRLTAHAVLYQEDHALRQKIEHSFQRRARAGQCIYQPYLGCREFTGYFRLAEDEAAKPVPYNEKIGWMLYDVFDLARPGGPLRPDKGQKPHISLFEAEVVQGVLEVPPYQSPLVRKGGT, from the coding sequence ATGCGAAGTTTTGTGCTCGAGGTTTGGGGAGAGCTGGCCTGTTTTACAAGGCCCGAGTTCAAGGTAGAGCGCTTTAGCTACCCCATTATCACCCCCAGCGCGGCGCGGGGCATCTTCGACGCCATCTACTTAGACTTTGACCCCCACAACAAAAAGCCCCTGATGTACTGGCAGCTAAGCCGCATCGAGCTGCTCAAGCCGGTGCGCTACATCAGCCTGATGCGCAACGAAGTCAAGGAGAAGGCCAGCGTCCGGAGCATCCAGGGCTGGATGAGAGACCCCGCCAGCTTTGAGCCCCTTTACGCCGATGCCACCCGCGACGACACCGGCCAGGACACCAAAGGCCGCACCCAGCGCCAGACCATGGCCCTCAAGGATGTGCACTACCGCCTGACCGCCCATGCCGTGCTCTACCAGGAAGACCACGCCCTGCGCCAGAAGATTGAGCACAGCTTCCAAAGGCGGGCCCGTGCCGGGCAGTGCATCTACCAGCCCTACCTGGGCTGTCGCGAGTTTACCGGCTATTTCCGGCTAGCAGAGGACGAGGCAGCAAAGCCCGTGCCCTACAACGAAAAAATCGGCTGGATGCTCTACGACGTCTTCGACCTTGCGCGCCCCGGTGGGCCGCTGCGCCCCGATAAAGGCCAAAAACCCCACATCAGCCTGTTCGAGGCCGAGGTGGTGCAGGGGGTGCTCGAGGTGCCGCCCTACCAAAGCCCATTGGTCAGGAAAGGAGGTACGTGA
- the lysS gene encoding lysine--tRNA ligase, which yields MPEYSEQTQQRLANLEALAQAGFERFPYRFPKTHDAAQILASHAGAEPQQEWPDQEVRVAGRLMTFRHMGKASFAHIQDATGRIQLYLARDLTEHYDLIKKLDIGDIVGVEGTVFTTKTGEITIKVRKFTPLVKSLHPLPDKWHGIRDVETRYRQRYLDLIQNPEVREVFRIRSRMLRYIRDFFDQRGFLEVEGPTLQAIAGGTEAKPFKTFHNALDHEFSLRIALELHLKRLLVGGFEKVFEIGRNYRNEGISVKHNPEFTMLEAYWAYADYNDMMALVEDLLSGLVQHLFGTTQVRYGEHLIDFAKPFRRIDFVTTLKEKAGLDFDPTDLDRLRAWADQHHPALRGVPSYKLLDKLFGHYVEHTLIQPTYVVDVPLAISPLVKRHRDPSKPNLTERADLFVAGFEISPIYSELNDALDQRARFQEQVKRREAGDEEEPEIDEDFLLALEYGMPPAAGLGLGIDRLAMVLTNQESIRDVILFPLLKPRKEAEPEESADQE from the coding sequence ATGCCCGAATACAGCGAACAGACCCAACAACGCCTAGCCAACCTCGAGGCCCTTGCGCAAGCCGGCTTCGAGCGCTTCCCCTACCGCTTCCCCAAAACCCACGACGCCGCCCAGATTCTTGCCAGCCACGCCGGCGCAGAACCCCAGCAAGAGTGGCCCGACCAAGAGGTTCGGGTAGCCGGCCGCCTGATGACCTTTCGGCACATGGGTAAGGCCAGCTTCGCCCACATCCAGGACGCCACAGGCCGGATTCAGCTCTACCTGGCCCGTGACCTCACCGAGCACTACGACCTGATCAAAAAACTCGATATTGGCGACATTGTGGGGGTAGAGGGCACGGTCTTCACCACCAAGACCGGCGAAATTACCATCAAGGTCAGGAAGTTTACCCCCCTGGTCAAGTCGCTGCATCCCCTGCCCGACAAGTGGCACGGCATCCGCGATGTAGAAACCCGCTACCGCCAGCGCTACCTCGACCTGATACAAAACCCCGAGGTGCGCGAAGTATTCCGCATCCGCAGCCGCATGTTGCGCTATATCCGCGACTTTTTCGACCAACGCGGCTTCCTCGAGGTTGAAGGCCCCACCCTGCAAGCCATTGCCGGCGGCACCGAGGCCAAACCCTTCAAGACCTTCCACAACGCCCTCGACCACGAGTTTAGTCTGCGCATCGCCCTCGAGCTGCACCTCAAGCGTCTGTTGGTGGGTGGCTTCGAGAAGGTCTTTGAGATTGGCCGCAACTACCGCAACGAGGGCATCTCGGTCAAGCACAACCCCGAGTTCACCATGCTGGAAGCCTACTGGGCCTACGCGGACTATAACGACATGATGGCCCTGGTCGAAGACCTGCTTTCGGGGCTGGTGCAGCACCTGTTTGGAACTACCCAGGTGCGCTACGGCGAGCACCTGATCGACTTTGCCAAGCCTTTCCGTCGGATAGACTTTGTAACTACCCTGAAGGAAAAAGCCGGACTCGACTTCGACCCCACCGACTTAGATCGCCTGCGAGCCTGGGCCGACCAGCATCACCCCGCGCTGCGCGGCGTGCCCAGCTACAAGCTGCTGGACAAGCTGTTTGGGCACTACGTGGAACACACCCTGATCCAGCCCACCTATGTGGTGGACGTGCCCCTGGCCATTAGCCCCCTGGTCAAGCGCCACCGCGACCCCAGCAAGCCCAACCTGACCGAGCGGGCCGATTTGTTTGTGGCCGGATTCGAGATTTCGCCCATCTACTCCGAGCTAAACGACGCCCTCGACCAGCGTGCCCGCTTCCAGGAGCAGGTCAAACGGCGCGAGGCCGGCGACGAGGAAGAGCCCGAAATTGACGAAGACTTTTTGCTGGCCCTCGAGTACGGCATGCCCCCCGCCGCAGGCTTGGGCCTGGGCATAGACCGGCTGGCGATGGTGCTCACCAACCAGGAAAGCATCCGCGATGTGATCTTGTTCCCCCTGCTCAAGCCGCGCAAAGAAGCCGAACCCGAGGAGTCCGCCGACCAAGAGTAG
- a CDS encoding CRISPR-associated endonuclease Cas3'', with protein sequence MLNPHDLSYHQNKALRLLRLLELLQQKPWKPGKLRQELGLGERAIFDYLNEVKALAAQLGLRFVHDTLRSTYHIEVQEQLSPTETVVAFIATRMLAHHSPGSNRAYQEALRKLVKHLPEPLKTLALKSISALAERAPSLSGANLETLTQGWLERRVVAFEYRMPQQRTFKVELETYFIEVSRANMAVYLIGKDRLYGRGIHYLDNLKTYKLERIQRPRLLDETYTIPDDFDPGQYLSSAWGIVSSQQPLEVLLRFSPEASERIREGGYPNLQILEQLEGGSTLVQITVGTDQNQFPLELLPWIQSWGPRVEVLKPDSLRQAWLHEARQVLELYSPQWQSAPKVYWAHSHRDRTRWQTLREHATEVARLAAQKAAPFSASQKAELAGKLHDLGKYGDLFQRRLEGKEKGLDHWSAGAHVALFELRQPEVALAIQGHHIGLQSGAKDSLREMDLPKRGGQGIPAELRLSETNLEQLKARLLQDGLALPPPQPEQEKYQFNAAQMLDTRMLFSALVDADFLDTERHLLGPELLRPQPPPLQAAVALERLEARLAELADNPAVPEKTRKLRQAVAQACEEAAQQEGRLFTLTAPTGSGKTLAMLRFALGRAVRDPRIRRIVVVLPYLSILDQTAKIYRALFAEFGPHYILEDHSLAYRPLSKGLSDEQDLLERERRLLAENWEAPIILTTSVQLLESLHSNRPGACRKLHNLAGSVLLFDEVQTLPTHLAVPTLKTLARLASDQYGAVVVFATATQPAFEALHKQVQKNEPQGWQPQEMVPDPNALFSQSQRVQLDWWLKNPTPWPHLAALLKADSQALVVLNLKRQAHALFRQAEAQGLQEGLYHLSTALCPAHRKAVLEQIQQRLSEQAPCRLVATQVVEAGVELDFPVGYRALGPLEAIAQTAGRINRHGLRPEGRLVVFLPEDEGYPDRAYAQAAQLTKTLQAEGGLELDQPQTVQRYYQSLYGLRVVTDPEIERCIQTQNYAELARHYRLIETPAVNVVVPYNDEALALMQEARDQGISAAWIRQARPYAVPHYLPRNGVPPYLEPVFLRYGREKSEAPDWFLCPDRALYDSALGFTPEEGGALGLVV encoded by the coding sequence ATGCTCAACCCGCACGACCTTAGCTACCACCAGAACAAGGCCCTCCGGCTGCTTCGGCTGCTGGAGCTGTTGCAGCAGAAGCCCTGGAAGCCCGGTAAACTGCGCCAGGAGCTGGGGCTGGGCGAGCGGGCCATCTTCGACTACCTGAACGAAGTGAAGGCCCTGGCCGCACAACTGGGGCTCCGCTTCGTACACGACACCCTGCGCAGCACCTACCACATCGAGGTGCAGGAGCAACTTAGCCCGACCGAAACGGTGGTGGCCTTTATCGCTACCCGCATGCTGGCGCACCACTCGCCGGGCAGCAACAGGGCCTATCAGGAGGCGCTACGCAAGCTGGTTAAGCACCTGCCCGAGCCCCTCAAGACCCTGGCCCTCAAAAGCATTTCGGCGCTCGCCGAGCGCGCCCCCAGCCTGAGCGGGGCCAACCTCGAGACCCTCACCCAGGGCTGGCTCGAGCGCAGGGTGGTGGCTTTCGAATACCGCATGCCACAGCAGCGGACGTTTAAGGTTGAGCTGGAGACTTACTTTATCGAGGTTTCCCGCGCCAACATGGCGGTCTACCTCATCGGCAAGGACCGGCTGTATGGCCGGGGCATCCACTACCTAGACAACCTCAAAACCTACAAGCTCGAGCGCATCCAGCGCCCCCGTCTGCTGGACGAAACCTACACCATCCCCGACGACTTCGACCCCGGCCAGTACCTTTCCAGCGCCTGGGGCATTGTGTCAAGCCAGCAGCCGCTTGAGGTACTGCTTCGCTTCAGCCCGGAGGCCAGCGAGCGCATCCGGGAGGGGGGTTACCCCAACCTGCAAATTTTGGAGCAGCTCGAGGGTGGCAGCACTCTCGTTCAAATTACCGTCGGCACTGATCAGAACCAATTCCCCCTCGAGCTGCTTCCCTGGATACAAAGCTGGGGGCCGCGGGTGGAGGTGCTAAAGCCCGATAGCCTGCGGCAAGCCTGGCTGCACGAAGCCCGACAGGTGCTGGAGCTCTACTCCCCCCAATGGCAAAGCGCGCCCAAAGTCTACTGGGCCCACTCCCACCGCGACCGCACCCGCTGGCAGACCCTGCGCGAGCACGCCACAGAGGTAGCCCGGCTGGCGGCGCAGAAAGCCGCCCCTTTCAGTGCGTCGCAGAAAGCCGAGCTGGCGGGGAAGCTGCACGACCTGGGCAAATATGGCGACCTGTTCCAGCGGCGGCTGGAGGGTAAGGAAAAAGGCCTCGACCACTGGTCGGCGGGGGCGCATGTGGCCCTGTTCGAGCTGCGCCAGCCCGAGGTAGCCCTGGCCATTCAGGGCCACCATATCGGGCTGCAAAGCGGGGCCAAGGATAGCCTGCGCGAGATGGACCTGCCCAAGCGCGGCGGACAGGGCATCCCCGCCGAACTGCGGCTGAGCGAAACCAACCTGGAGCAGCTCAAGGCGCGTTTGCTGCAGGACGGCCTGGCGCTGCCCCCGCCCCAGCCAGAGCAGGAAAAGTACCAGTTCAACGCGGCCCAGATGCTCGATACCCGGATGCTTTTCTCGGCCCTGGTGGACGCCGACTTTCTGGACACCGAGCGGCACCTGCTGGGCCCGGAGCTGCTGCGCCCACAACCCCCGCCCTTGCAGGCCGCGGTGGCGCTGGAGCGGCTCGAGGCCCGGCTGGCTGAGCTGGCCGACAACCCTGCCGTCCCCGAAAAAACCCGCAAACTGCGGCAGGCCGTGGCCCAGGCCTGCGAGGAGGCCGCCCAGCAGGAGGGCCGCCTCTTCACCCTTACCGCGCCCACCGGTTCGGGCAAAACCCTGGCCATGCTGCGCTTCGCCCTGGGGCGCGCCGTGCGAGACCCCCGCATCCGCCGGATTGTGGTGGTGCTGCCCTATCTTTCTATCCTCGACCAGACCGCCAAAATCTACCGCGCACTGTTTGCCGAGTTTGGGCCGCACTACATCCTGGAAGACCACAGCCTGGCCTACCGGCCCCTCTCCAAAGGGCTAAGCGACGAGCAGGATTTGCTCGAGCGCGAACGCCGGCTGCTGGCCGAGAACTGGGAGGCCCCCATCATCCTCACCACCAGCGTGCAGCTATTGGAAAGCCTGCACAGTAACCGGCCCGGCGCCTGCCGCAAGCTGCACAACCTGGCGGGCAGCGTGCTGCTTTTCGACGAGGTGCAGACCCTGCCCACCCACCTAGCCGTGCCCACCCTCAAAACCCTGGCCCGCCTGGCCAGCGACCAGTACGGCGCGGTGGTGGTCTTCGCCACCGCCACCCAGCCTGCCTTCGAGGCCCTGCACAAACAGGTGCAGAAAAACGAACCGCAGGGCTGGCAGCCGCAGGAGATGGTGCCAGACCCAAATGCGCTTTTTTCGCAAAGCCAGCGGGTGCAGCTTGACTGGTGGCTCAAAAACCCCACCCCCTGGCCCCACCTGGCCGCCTTGCTGAAGGCCGACTCCCAGGCCCTGGTGGTGCTGAACCTCAAGCGGCAGGCCCACGCCCTTTTTCGCCAGGCCGAGGCGCAGGGTTTGCAGGAAGGGCTCTACCACCTGTCCACCGCGCTGTGCCCGGCCCACCGCAAAGCGGTGCTGGAGCAGATTCAGCAACGCTTGAGCGAGCAGGCCCCCTGCCGCCTGGTGGCTACCCAGGTGGTGGAGGCGGGGGTGGAACTGGATTTCCCCGTGGGCTACCGGGCTTTGGGGCCTCTGGAGGCCATCGCCCAGACCGCCGGGCGCATCAACCGGCACGGCCTGCGCCCGGAGGGCCGCCTGGTGGTTTTTCTGCCCGAAGACGAGGGCTACCCCGACCGGGCCTATGCCCAGGCCGCCCAGCTCACCAAAACCTTGCAGGCCGAAGGGGGCCTCGAGCTCGACCAGCCCCAGACCGTGCAGCGCTACTACCAGAGCCTTTACGGACTCCGAGTCGTAACCGACCCAGAGATCGAGCGCTGTATTCAGACCCAAAACTACGCCGAGCTGGCCCGGCACTACCGCCTGATCGAGACCCCGGCGGTCAACGTGGTGGTGCCCTACAACGACGAGGCCCTGGCCCTGATGCAAGAAGCCCGCGACCAGGGCATCAGTGCCGCCTGGATTCGCCAGGCCCGGCCCTACGCGGTGCCCCACTATTTGCCCAGAAACGGGGTGCCGCCCTACCTCGAGCCCGTCTTCCTGCGCTATGGCCGGGAAAAAAGCGAGGCCCCCGACTGGTTCCTCTGCCCTGACAGAGCCCTCTACGACTCCGCCCTGGGCTTCACCCCGGAGGAGGGCGGGGCTTTGGGTTTGGTGGTTTGA
- a CDS encoding TolC family protein, producing MNKPHSAQFGTVAARSAALIWMALAVNGLAQGFFAPLESHPSLLQARLGLEAAQAQLRATLSPVSFQAQGGFSFFEVTPPPGAPTCPNPLNPQCASLPSDGRQITLGLTFTPFPFGDVSDAANQAALGVEQAALGLRQARTQLEAQAVEAVLRVRLAETGLEVARLGVQLAQANLEASKLRESRGAASPSEVRQAEASLRQAALQLSDAERNLALARQSLFELIGQGSAAPPRLIVPSQGLPPQVRQAELQLANAQIAYDRALRGVLPVVQGSYTRNTSDNDSLTLSINSRTLQPTLSYTNQSQGRSAPQNRIVGTLQIGLSANIALGVADAIEAAQKQVDAARQALEAARRNSKLQEDLLRSSLQTAEQSLANALQARADAERSLAEARERERLGLVSPLSSLQAELALAQARLSLEQAELNRTQRILDLYRYFALPLSEVNR from the coding sequence ATGAACAAACCCCACAGCGCCCAATTTGGCACAGTGGCGGCCAGGTCGGCAGCTCTCATCTGGATGGCACTGGCTGTGAACGGGCTGGCCCAGGGGTTCTTTGCCCCGCTGGAAAGCCACCCCTCGCTGCTACAGGCCCGTCTGGGCCTCGAGGCGGCCCAGGCCCAGCTACGCGCTACCTTGAGCCCGGTGAGCTTTCAGGCCCAGGGGGGGTTCTCGTTTTTCGAGGTTACGCCGCCTCCTGGCGCGCCTACCTGCCCCAACCCGCTCAACCCGCAGTGCGCCAGTCTGCCCAGCGACGGGCGGCAGATAACCCTGGGCCTGACCTTTACTCCCTTTCCCTTTGGCGATGTGTCGGACGCAGCCAACCAGGCCGCTTTGGGGGTTGAGCAGGCGGCCCTGGGCTTGCGGCAGGCCCGTACCCAGCTCGAGGCCCAGGCGGTAGAGGCGGTTTTGCGGGTGCGTCTGGCCGAGACGGGGCTCGAGGTGGCCCGGCTTGGGGTGCAGCTGGCTCAGGCCAACCTCGAGGCCAGCAAACTGCGCGAAAGCCGCGGGGCCGCCAGCCCCAGCGAGGTGCGCCAGGCCGAGGCCAGCCTGCGGCAAGCGGCCCTCCAGCTCTCCGATGCCGAGCGCAACCTGGCCCTGGCCCGGCAAAGCCTCTTTGAACTGATTGGTCAGGGAAGCGCCGCCCCACCCCGCCTGATTGTGCCCAGCCAGGGCCTCCCGCCCCAGGTACGGCAGGCCGAGCTACAGCTGGCCAACGCCCAGATTGCCTACGACCGGGCTTTGCGGGGGGTCTTGCCGGTGGTGCAGGGCAGCTACACCCGCAACACCTCCGACAACGATTCGCTAACCCTCTCCATCAACTCCCGCACCCTGCAACCCACCCTTAGCTACACCAACCAGTCCCAGGGCCGCAGCGCTCCCCAGAATCGCATCGTGGGCACCCTGCAAATCGGGCTCTCGGCCAACATTGCACTTGGTGTGGCGGATGCCATCGAAGCAGCCCAGAAGCAGGTAGACGCCGCCCGGCAGGCCCTCGAGGCAGCCCGCCGCAACAGCAAGCTCCAGGAGGATTTGCTGCGCTCTTCATTGCAAACTGCCGAGCAGAGCCTGGCCAACGCCCTTCAGGCCCGTGCTGACGCCGAGCGCAGCCTGGCCGAAGCCCGCGAGCGCGAGCGGCTGGGTCTGGTGAGCCCGCTTTCCTCCCTCCAGGCCGAACTGGCCCTGGCCCAGGCCCGGCTCAGTCTTGAACAGGCCGAACTCAACCGAACCCAGCGAATTTTGGATCTGTACCGCTACTTTGCCCTACCCCTCAGCGAGGTGAACCGATGA